Within the Saccharopolyspora gloriosae genome, the region AGTCCGCACCGGGCCGGAAACCGTTGAGCACGTGGAACAGGCCGAAGAAGACCGGCACCTGCACCAGCATCGGCAGGCAGCCGGAGAGCGGGTTGAAGCCCTGCTCCTGCTGGAGCTTCTGCATCTCCTGCGCGACCCGCTGCTTGTCGTGGCCGTGCTTCTCCTGGAGCGCGCGGACCTGCGGAGCGAATTCCTGCATCTTCTTCATCGACCGCACCTGATGCACGAACGGCTTGAACAGCAGCGCGCGCAAGGTGAAGACGAGGAACACCACCGACAACGCCCAGGCGTACCCGCTGGCCGGGTCGAGGACGTAGCCGAAGACCTCGTGCCAGAACCAGAGGATCGCCGAGACCGGATAGTTGATGAAGTCGAGCACTAGTCCTCCGCGGGGGATCGGGGCGCTTCGCCCGGCTCGGACGCCGATCGCCCAGCGCGGTCCCGCCGGGGTGGGACGAAGTCGAGGCCGCCGGGGTGCCATGGACCGCAGCGCAACAACCGGCGCGCGGTGAGCCAACTGCCGTAGAGCAATCCGTGCACGGTCAGCGCTTCGACCGCGTAGGCGCTACAGCTCGGGTAGAACCGGCAGGTCGGCGGCAGCAGCGGCGAGATGATCTTTCGATATACGTGTACCGGCCCCAGCAGCAACCAGGCGGCCGGACTCGGCCGTGCTGGTCCGCCGTGGTCATGCGTATCCGACATCCGGGGCCTCCGCCGCTATCTGGAACCCGCCACCGGACCGCCGGGCTGCACCACGCGCAACTTGCGGAGTGCCGCATCAAGATCCGACCCGAGCTCACGGCTCGGTGCGTTCGCAGCCGGGGGGAGTGCGCGGACCACCACCAGTGTGCCAGCGGGCAACAGCGGAAGACGGTCGC harbors:
- the yidD gene encoding membrane protein insertion efficiency factor YidD codes for the protein MSDTHDHGGPARPSPAAWLLLGPVHVYRKIISPLLPPTCRFYPSCSAYAVEALTVHGLLYGSWLTARRLLRCGPWHPGGLDFVPPRRDRAGRSASEPGEAPRSPAED